From Nicotiana tabacum cultivar K326 chromosome 22, ASM71507v2, whole genome shotgun sequence, one genomic window encodes:
- the LOC107759299 gene encoding phosphoenolpyruvate carboxylase kinase 1: MSESLKRNYRVSEELGRGRFGAVYKCYSAATGDLFAVKSIDKRLIADDSIDRQCLYNEAKIMHLLSPNPYIVRLFDVYEEDTHLDMVLELCNSGDLFRRLSSQPVFSESEAVDVMVPLMKAIAHCHRLGIAHRDIKPDNILYNNSNELKLADFGSAEWFREGQLMSGVVGTPYYVAPEVLAGRNYSEKVDIWSAGVIMYIMLAGIPPFYGESATEIFEAVLRANLRFPTRIFQSVSPAAKDLLRRMLSKDVSRRFSAEQVLRHTWMTSNGETRTVALF, translated from the exons ATGAGCGAGTCACTAAAGCGAAATTATCGTGTGAGCGAGGAGTTAGGAAGGGGACGATTCGGCGCCGTTTACAAGTGTTACTCGGCGGCGACCGGCGATCTATTCGCCGTCAAGTCCATCGACAAGCGCCTCATCGCCGATGACTCCATCGACCGGCAATGCCTTTACAACGAAGCTAAAATCATGCACTTGCTTTCGCCGAATCCTTACATTGTTCGTCTCTTCGATGTCTACGAGGAAGATACTCACCTCGATATGGTTTTAGAGCTCTGCAACTCTGGCGATTTGTTCCGACGCCTCAGTAGCCAACCGGTTTTCTCCGAGTCTGAAGCCGTTGATGTTATG GTACCACTGATGAAGGCAATAGCGCACTGTCACCGGCTCGGCATTGCTCACAGGGACATCAAACCGGATAACATTTTGTACAACAACTCAAACGAGCTGAAATTGGCTGATTTTGGCTCGGCTGAGTGGTTCCGTGAGGGGCAGCTGATGAGCGGCGTGGTTGGAACGCCGTATTACGTGGCGCCGGAGGTTTTAGCTGGTAGGAACTACAGTGAGAAGGTTGATATTTGGAGTGCTGGTGTTATTATGTATATAATGCTTGCCGGAATCCCGCCTTTTTATGGGGAATCGGCTACGGAGATCTTCGAGGCTGTTCTCAGAGCGAACCTTAGATTTCCGACTAGGATCTTTCAGTCGGTGTCGCCGGCTGCGAAGGATTTGCTTCGGAGAATGCTCTCTAAAGACGTTTCTAGAAGATTCTCTGCTGAACAAGTCCTTA GGCACACATGGATGACTAGCAATGGAGAAACTAGAACAGTTGCGCTATTTTAG